ATTATGGAGCCCAGAAGCACTCCATCTTTCTATTTCCTCAACCATACGCTTAAGCTCATCCTTATCTTTCCTTGGGCTTTTTAAACTTAAATCTTTGATCTCAATTATCAATTTTCTCACCTCATTTTTCCACTCAACCGCCATTGCATCATAGCCAGCATCGTGACAGTTTAAGCAAACTTTTTCGCTCGGACGCATAACTTTATTGTTAACCACATGGCAATCCACACATTCAACCCCAGCTTCTCTCATAACATCTGGCATCTTTTTCCCCAAATAACTTCCAGAATAAATTTCATCTGAAATTTTATGGCACGCCTTACAGCCCTCAACCGTTTGATTTTGATGATGGCAAGAATTACAATTATCCTTTGACACGATTAATTCACCATGTCTCCTTGCATTTGAATGGCACACATTACATCTCAAACCTTTCTCTTGAACATGCTTTGAATGCTGAAAAACTGTCCCGTAGATTGCTCTTGATATATTTTCAATCCCGGTGTGACAATTGGCGCACTCGCCTGGAACACGAGACCCAACTAAAACGCTCGGCACTTGATAATTTAAACCAGCGACTTTCACCGCCTTAGAAAGATATTCATATGCCTTTGAAATTATTTGATCGGAATAGGTTATATTATGAACCGCTTTCCCAGCTTCAACGACTGCAACCGCGTCTTTCGCCTTTTGAATATAAATTTTCGCTTCCTTGACATCGGTAAGCGAATCAACCTCTTGAATTGAACTTTTCAGCTGGGAAATCTTCTTATCCGCAGTTTCCTCCCATAATTTCAGCAATTTAGCATAACCTTTACCATGGCATGTCTCACAGGATTGCGGACGCGCTATTTTAACTTTTGCTTCCCCAACCAACTCCTCGTGAAAGATATGACAACTTGCACAATTCAATCCCGCCTCAAACATGGGATTTGGATGTCCCTTTAAACCATTTATATCTTTTCCAGTGAATAATAAAACTTGGTTTTTATGTTCACCAGTGTGACAAGTTGTGCATTCAAGCTCCTCACCCGGGCTCAATCTCTGAATTTTATGCTGAATCGTGAGATGACATTGTATGCACTCTATCTTATGTTCAGAGATGTGAACTCTATGCAAAAGATCTGTATTTCCATATTGGCTCAATCTCGCATGGTCAAAATGACAAGCATAACAATTCTCACGCGGGACGAATCCATCACCAATAATCGTGTTAACATGACAACGCGTGCATTCTATCCCACGCTTTACGATCTCGCTGTGATCAAATCTGTATTTCACCATTTCCTCCTTTGGTATTGACTCCCAATGATGACAAGTTTGACAATTTGAAAGTTTTCTATAAATAGCGAATTCAATATCCCCATCTCGCTTGAAATGGCACAAAAAACAAGTCGTCTCGGTAACAGTTATATGCTCCCCTTGAACTATCTGGGAGTGACAACTCGTGCATCTTAATTTTTTGCCTCGCCTCATCTCTTCAAGATGCGGAGCATGGTCAAAGACGACACCTTTGAATATAACTTTGCCCTTTAAAAGTCGCGTCTCATGACAACCACTTTGCAAACATGACTCATCAGATATCTCAGCCCAAGGTTTCCTCTTCGTATATGAACGGGCAAAATAATTCACAACTTGGACAAGACCCTCAACTTTACCTCTAACAGTGCCAGCAAACCCCGGCGGAAAATGACACTTAACACAAGTTACATCATTATGTGTTGATGTCTTCCAACTCTCGTAAAACGGCTCCATATAATGACATATTGGACAAAAAGAAGGACGGGATGTGAACTCCGCTGAAAGTGCAATCACAAACAAAAAAGCTATGACCGCAATGCTTATTTTTAAAAGCGCCTTTTTCAACTTTCCATGTTCCATTTAATTCTTATTCCCGTTTTCAACAAAATTAAAACCTCTCATAAACTTTTCAATCCTTTGTCTCAAATCGTCAATATACTGTAAGTTATGCGCTCCAAATGAACCCTCTCTCAAAAATTCTTCAATCTCGCTTCTCAATCTGACAAACTCTCCAATATTACCTTTATCACTATTAATTTTTAAAAATCGGATCAAATCTGCAAGTGAAGAATCCCATCTCTCAATTGTCTTCCTTAAATCCTCTCTCTTTCCGGCAAAATCATCAATGTAGCTTTGCTCGTGGCAAGAACCGCAAATCTCAATACCTGCTCTTATCGGCTTATCACTGTTGGATAAATGGCAATCCTGACAGGAAATGTCCGCTTGAGCCATGAAATCCTCCTCCGAGCTTAAAAACTTACCACGATAAAATTTCGCTTGCTTATCGTGACAACTTTCACATTTAACATCAGCTCTTAAATCCCTGTGATGGCAAGAATTACAATCTTTGACAAAGTCAAGAACTTTTCCATGAGAAGGTTTTAGCGGTTCACCACCTATATGACAGTCAACACAATTTAACTTAAAAAGATGAACGCCATGCGGAAACTCCCTTGACCTGTATAAGTTATTTAAATTTTCAATACCGAAGTGACAATCAAGACACCTTGAATTATTCTTGAAAACGAACTCAACCGATGGCTTGCTGCGCGATGCCTTTATCTCCTTTTCAATTTCATCAAGCAAGACATTGACATATTTTATGTTATGCACACCGAAACTGCCATCCCTTTTCACTATCTCAAGATTCGCATTCACATTTTCATTGTTGAACTCAATCATACCAACCTTTTTTAAAAGACCGGCGATCTCAACTTCCTTCTCAATTTTACTTATCCTCTCTCTAATAATTTTCTGCCACTGTGTTACAAGTTTATCATAACCTTTTCCATGACAATTCACACACGACATCGGATTAAATTTCGGAAGTTCAAATAATGTCTCGGCGTGTGTTTTAACAAGTTTAACCTCATGACAACCTCTACACGATACCCCGGAGAGAAACATTGGATCGGGCAAAATTGGAACGCCTCTTCCAGCACTTCCAGCGTAGATTTTTTCTTGAATGGAATGCCTGTTACCGTGGCATTCCTGACAAACTGGGGAAAAAACTTCAAAAACCTCAATCTTGCCGTGCTTTATCTCATTGTGACATTTAAAACAGTTTATCCTCTCTGCGCTGACATGAACCTTATGCATATCCTTTGATCCAAGCGTCATCCCTGCCACACCTATATGACAAGATGAGCATCTCTCTAACCTAACATCACCCCTTCCAACGACAACATGAATGTGACAAGTTCCACATTCAACTTTATTCTTGATATATTCTGAATGATTAAATGCAACACCCCAAATCATTATATCATCCTTAGGCGGTCCATGACAACTCCCACACCCTGAAACTGGATGTGCCTCCTTTACTTCCCCACCCATAAAATGACACAATACACATATTTTTTCAGAAACCGCCTCATGCCTGCCCTGAACAAGCTCGGAATGACATGTCTGGCATTGCATCTTGAAACCGACTTTTT
This is a stretch of genomic DNA from Candidatus Thermokryptus mobilis. It encodes these proteins:
- a CDS encoding cytochrome c3 family protein — encoded protein: MEHGKLKKALLKISIAVIAFLFVIALSAEFTSRPSFCPICHYMEPFYESWKTSTHNDVTCVKCHFPPGFAGTVRGKVEGLVQVVNYFARSYTKRKPWAEISDESCLQSGCHETRLLKGKVIFKGVVFDHAPHLEEMRRGKKLRCTSCHSQIVQGEHITVTETTCFLCHFKRDGDIEFAIYRKLSNCQTCHHWESIPKEEMVKYRFDHSEIVKRGIECTRCHVNTIIGDGFVPRENCYACHFDHARLSQYGNTDLLHRVHISEHKIECIQCHLTIQHKIQRLSPGEELECTTCHTGEHKNQVLLFTGKDINGLKGHPNPMFEAGLNCASCHIFHEELVGEAKVKIARPQSCETCHGKGYAKLLKLWEETADKKISQLKSSIQEVDSLTDVKEAKIYIQKAKDAVAVVEAGKAVHNITYSDQIISKAYEYLSKAVKVAGLNYQVPSVLVGSRVPGECANCHTGIENISRAIYGTVFQHSKHVQEKGLRCNVCHSNARRHGELIVSKDNCNSCHHQNQTVEGCKACHKISDEIYSGSYLGKKMPDVMREAGVECVDCHVVNNKVMRPSEKVCLNCHDAGYDAMAVEWKNEVRKLIIEIKDLSLKSPRKDKDELKRMVEEIERWSASGLHNYSLVVDVLNEIKRELISSTASN
- a CDS encoding cytochrome c3 family protein; amino-acid sequence: MKSKRRILISSVFLVFAGYLFFLFLRASDDPEFCASCHFMKPYYENWLSSTHNQVNCSTCHYGSGFSNYFKGKVRLFSEIVRYYLGVYNYEIRSKVDNESCLKCHSEKGYVGKEVKFLNGRISFTHLNHLSEEKVGFKMQCQTCHSELVQGRHEAVSEKICVLCHFMGGEVKEAHPVSGCGSCHGPPKDDIMIWGVAFNHSEYIKNKVECGTCHIHVVVGRGDVRLERCSSCHIGVAGMTLGSKDMHKVHVSAERINCFKCHNEIKHGKIEVFEVFSPVCQECHGNRHSIQEKIYAGSAGRGVPILPDPMFLSGVSCRGCHEVKLVKTHAETLFELPKFNPMSCVNCHGKGYDKLVTQWQKIIRERISKIEKEVEIAGLLKKVGMIEFNNENVNANLEIVKRDGSFGVHNIKYVNVLLDEIEKEIKASRSKPSVEFVFKNNSRCLDCHFGIENLNNLYRSREFPHGVHLFKLNCVDCHIGGEPLKPSHGKVLDFVKDCNSCHHRDLRADVKCESCHDKQAKFYRGKFLSSEEDFMAQADISCQDCHLSNSDKPIRAGIEICGSCHEQSYIDDFAGKREDLRKTIERWDSSLADLIRFLKINSDKGNIGEFVRLRSEIEEFLREGSFGAHNLQYIDDLRQRIEKFMRGFNFVENGNKN